A genome region from Geobacter pickeringii includes the following:
- a CDS encoding 4Fe-4S dicluster domain-containing protein — protein sequence MATIMKQVRMVFDLNKCLGCHTCSMACKTVWTDRNQGQQYMYWNNVETRPGSGYPKGWETMGGGFPGCGNQVSLTSPIPSIATEYGAPWEYNYGEVLTTTLANVGDVSAPISSQIVPSPDPAGPTAYSSNWDEDVGGGTFPDSYYFYLPRICNHCTKPACLAACTRKAIYKREEDGIVLVDQNRCRGYRHCIKGCPYKKVYWNQVEEVSQKCIFCYPRRTDKLQTSDPQPGMDPPFRANFCFTQCPGRIRYVGYSDNPNANVNKLIDVYQVALRLHPEFGTDPNLWYIPPLSPPVDGGTDRRIPVDFLANLFGDNCAQTHIDRVARINQIFTTIESARTGGNPGLAGILTAYAEADRLQL from the coding sequence ATGGCGACAATCATGAAACAGGTCAGGATGGTGTTCGACCTCAACAAGTGCCTCGGCTGCCATACCTGCAGCATGGCCTGCAAGACCGTCTGGACCGACCGGAACCAGGGACAGCAGTACATGTACTGGAACAACGTGGAGACCCGCCCCGGCAGCGGCTACCCCAAGGGGTGGGAAACCATGGGGGGGGGCTTTCCGGGGTGCGGCAACCAGGTGTCGCTGACCAGCCCGATCCCCTCCATCGCCACGGAGTACGGCGCCCCCTGGGAGTACAACTATGGGGAGGTCCTTACCACCACCCTTGCCAACGTGGGCGACGTGAGCGCCCCCATCTCCTCGCAGATAGTGCCCTCCCCCGACCCCGCCGGCCCGACCGCATACTCCTCCAACTGGGACGAGGATGTGGGAGGGGGGACCTTTCCCGACTCCTACTACTTCTATCTCCCCCGGATCTGCAACCACTGCACGAAGCCGGCATGCCTGGCGGCCTGTACGCGCAAGGCGATCTACAAGCGGGAAGAGGACGGTATCGTCCTCGTGGACCAGAACCGCTGCCGGGGGTACCGCCACTGCATCAAGGGGTGTCCCTACAAGAAGGTCTACTGGAATCAGGTGGAAGAGGTTTCACAGAAATGCATCTTCTGCTACCCGCGAAGGACGGACAAGCTGCAGACGAGCGACCCGCAACCGGGGATGGATCCCCCCTTCAGGGCGAACTTCTGTTTCACCCAGTGCCCCGGCCGCATCCGCTACGTCGGGTACAGCGACAACCCCAACGCCAACGTCAACAAACTCATCGATGTCTACCAGGTCGCCCTGCGACTCCACCCGGAATTCGGCACCGACCCGAACCTCTGGTACATACCGCCGCTCTCCCCGCCGGTGGACGGTGGGACCGACCGGCGCATTCCCGTTGATTTCCTGGCGAACCTGTTTGGTGACAACTGCGCCCAGACCCACATCGACCGGGTCGCCCGGATCAACCAGATCTTCACGACCATCGAGAGCGCCCGGACCGGGGGGAACCCCGGACTGGCCGGCATTCTGACGGCGTATGCGGAGGCCGACCGGCTCCAGCTGTAA
- a CDS encoding molybdopterin-dependent oxidoreductase, with the protein MKDLTRRQFLKITGVAAGTLAATDALALDLLKPVLDPTGAYPYRGWETLYRNEWSFDYRGRSTHSVNCTGSCTWQGFVKNGILFKEEQAADYPDINPGVLPTYNPRGCQKGANHKEYVYGPQRVKYPLIRVGARGEGKWQRVSWNTALQYIAGKVVNAITTAGPDTVTFYSAIPAKHHITLAGGFRLANLIGGVVCSFYDWYCDLPPGEPLTWGVQTDSCESADWFNSKYIMLMGANLLETRIPDSHFYTEARQNGARIVAVFPEYNPASIHADEYVPVKPGTDGALCLGMVNVIVNEGRYDAAYIKQFTDMPFLVRTDTGKFLRESDMVAGGSPDRFYVWDLAAKPNGPVLAPGTMGAGAPVNGALALGAINPALEGTFTATTLAGRVPVTTVFSLLRLKLADYSPTAVAGITGIDAPRIARLAREFATTKPARIIEGAGTNHYYHNDLINRAQILLVALTGNVGKPGGGFDHYVGQEKLWAEQGFFRLSYPLGRPKQRFQNTTIWTYVHAGVTSDVDSLWPRTIGSYLNDSVTNGWMPLYPKGTLTTGRTPKVLFIWGANYLNQAKGYGDVIRNLWPKLDLIVSVNFRMDTSALHADVVLPAASMFEKWDLSTTDLHSYIHPFTPVLTPQFESRPDWEIWRSLAGALQATGLNFSDALPDGTTINRNFGTLLQNFDRLNIGGTSVLSVADQKAACQFLLDASPETSGLTVDQLKAQPRRFLQTSEEWTSDLLPGVAYYGFQRMTARLRPLPTLTGRQQFYIDHDWFLKEFHEELPVYKPPVNADLYPLRWITPHGRWSIHSTWRDAKYQLRLQRGRPIVYLSPGEATARGLADNDKVEIYNGHGSLVAHLCISPRLPAGMAMMYHGWERYTLAGGWQSPSTIRIKPTQLVGGYGHVRFRLNYWGPTGNQKDTRVQIRKSPV; encoded by the coding sequence ATGAAAGACCTAACGCGACGGCAGTTTCTGAAGATAACCGGAGTGGCGGCGGGGACCCTGGCAGCCACGGATGCCCTCGCCCTCGACCTGCTGAAACCGGTTCTCGATCCGACGGGGGCCTACCCCTACCGGGGGTGGGAGACGCTCTACCGTAACGAGTGGAGCTTCGACTACCGGGGACGCAGTACGCACTCGGTGAACTGCACCGGTTCCTGCACCTGGCAGGGGTTCGTCAAGAACGGCATCCTCTTCAAGGAGGAACAGGCCGCCGACTATCCCGACATCAATCCGGGGGTCCTTCCCACCTACAATCCCCGGGGGTGCCAGAAGGGGGCCAACCACAAGGAGTACGTCTACGGTCCCCAGCGGGTGAAATATCCCCTGATCCGGGTGGGAGCCCGGGGAGAGGGGAAATGGCAGCGGGTCTCGTGGAATACGGCGCTCCAGTACATCGCCGGCAAGGTCGTCAACGCAATAACGACTGCCGGCCCGGACACGGTGACCTTCTACTCCGCCATCCCGGCCAAGCACCATATCACCCTCGCCGGCGGATTCCGGCTGGCAAACCTGATCGGCGGGGTGGTCTGCAGCTTCTACGACTGGTACTGCGACCTCCCGCCGGGTGAGCCGCTCACCTGGGGGGTGCAGACCGACTCGTGCGAGTCTGCCGACTGGTTCAACTCCAAGTACATCATGCTGATGGGGGCGAACCTCCTGGAGACCCGGATCCCCGATTCCCATTTCTACACCGAGGCACGGCAGAACGGCGCCAGGATAGTGGCGGTCTTCCCGGAGTACAACCCCGCCTCCATCCATGCCGACGAATATGTCCCGGTGAAGCCCGGGACCGACGGGGCGCTCTGCCTCGGCATGGTCAACGTGATCGTCAACGAGGGGCGCTATGATGCGGCCTACATAAAACAGTTCACCGACATGCCGTTCCTGGTCCGGACCGATACCGGCAAGTTCCTGCGCGAGAGCGACATGGTGGCAGGCGGAAGCCCGGACCGGTTCTACGTCTGGGACCTGGCCGCAAAGCCGAACGGACCGGTGCTCGCCCCCGGCACCATGGGGGCGGGGGCGCCGGTAAACGGGGCTCTGGCTCTGGGGGCCATCAACCCTGCCCTGGAAGGGACCTTCACGGCCACGACCCTCGCCGGCAGAGTCCCGGTCACCACGGTATTCTCGCTTTTGCGGCTGAAACTGGCCGACTACTCGCCGACCGCCGTGGCCGGCATCACCGGCATCGACGCCCCCCGCATCGCCCGCCTCGCCCGGGAGTTCGCCACCACGAAGCCGGCCCGGATCATCGAGGGGGCCGGGACGAATCACTACTACCACAACGATCTCATCAACCGGGCACAGATCCTCCTCGTGGCCCTCACCGGCAACGTGGGGAAACCGGGAGGGGGGTTCGACCACTACGTGGGGCAGGAAAAGCTCTGGGCCGAACAGGGGTTCTTCCGGTTGTCGTACCCCCTGGGGCGGCCGAAGCAGCGGTTCCAGAACACCACCATCTGGACCTACGTCCATGCCGGCGTCACCTCCGATGTGGACTCCCTCTGGCCACGGACGATCGGCTCCTATCTCAACGATAGCGTCACCAACGGCTGGATGCCCCTCTACCCCAAGGGGACCCTTACCACCGGCAGGACGCCGAAGGTCCTCTTCATCTGGGGGGCCAACTACCTGAACCAGGCCAAGGGGTACGGCGACGTTATCCGAAACCTCTGGCCGAAGCTCGACCTGATCGTCTCCGTCAACTTCCGCATGGACACCTCCGCCCTCCATGCGGACGTGGTGCTGCCGGCGGCGAGCATGTTCGAGAAGTGGGACCTGAGCACCACCGACCTCCACTCCTATATCCACCCCTTCACCCCGGTCCTCACCCCCCAGTTCGAGAGCAGGCCCGACTGGGAGATCTGGCGCAGCCTGGCCGGTGCCCTGCAGGCCACCGGTCTGAACTTCAGCGACGCTCTCCCCGACGGCACCACGATCAACCGGAATTTCGGCACGCTGCTCCAGAATTTCGACCGACTGAACATCGGCGGGACCTCGGTGTTGTCGGTGGCGGACCAGAAGGCGGCCTGCCAGTTCCTCCTGGACGCCTCGCCCGAGACCAGCGGACTGACCGTGGATCAGTTGAAGGCCCAGCCGCGCCGCTTCCTCCAGACCAGCGAGGAGTGGACGAGCGACCTTCTGCCGGGTGTGGCCTACTACGGCTTCCAGCGGATGACGGCGCGCCTGCGCCCGCTCCCCACGCTCACCGGCCGCCAGCAGTTCTACATCGACCACGACTGGTTCCTGAAGGAGTTCCACGAGGAGCTGCCGGTCTACAAACCGCCGGTGAACGCGGATCTCTATCCGCTGCGCTGGATCACCCCCCATGGCCGCTGGAGCATCCACTCCACCTGGCGGGACGCCAAGTACCAACTCCGGCTCCAGAGGGGACGCCCCATCGTCTACCTCTCCCCCGGGGAGGCAACGGCCCGCGGCCTTGCGGACAACGACAAGGTGGAGATCTACAACGGCCACGGCAGCCTCGTGGCGCATCTCTGCATATCTCCGCGACTCCCCGCCGGCATGGCGATGATGTACCACGGCTGGGAACGGTATACCCTTGCCGGCGGCTGGCAGAGCCCGTCCACCATCCGGATCAAGCCGACCCAGCTGGTCGGCGGGTACGGGCACGTGCGGTTCCGGCTCAACTACTGGGGCCCCACCGGCAACCAGAAGGATACGCGGGTGCAGATCCGCAAGTCGCCTGTGTGA
- a CDS encoding PEP-CTERM sorting domain-containing protein, translating to MKWLNRIAAFLLLASLLALPQKAPATIITFDGIPPTMVDGSGVTIGGVTIRYEGFGLGAAAIADFGPILNSPFLLGDTVGTLMLDFAIPVSRLGFTFALDAVDPSGAPVNVNPGVFAELIPPGQQFGDFFTAAASLTANTAMTGLVEGTFSHAGQPISQAFLTFDSGNSTVFVFDNLNFQPVPEPSTLLLVAAGVVGAALIRKKVTG from the coding sequence ATGAAATGGTTAAACAGAATCGCGGCGTTTCTTCTCCTCGCCTCCCTGCTGGCGCTTCCGCAGAAGGCTCCCGCCACCATCATCACCTTCGACGGGATCCCTCCGACAATGGTCGACGGCTCCGGTGTCACCATCGGCGGCGTAACCATCCGTTACGAGGGGTTCGGCCTCGGCGCGGCAGCCATCGCCGACTTCGGGCCGATCCTCAACAGCCCCTTTCTCCTGGGGGACACGGTGGGGACCCTCATGCTGGACTTTGCCATCCCCGTCTCCAGGCTCGGGTTTACGTTTGCCCTGGACGCCGTCGATCCTTCCGGCGCGCCGGTGAATGTGAATCCCGGCGTATTTGCGGAGCTGATCCCCCCCGGCCAGCAGTTCGGGGACTTTTTCACCGCGGCGGCATCTCTGACCGCGAACACGGCCATGACGGGCCTGGTGGAAGGAACGTTCTCCCACGCGGGGCAACCGATCTCCCAGGCGTTTCTCACCTTCGACAGCGGCAACTCGACGGTCTTCGTCTTCGACAACCTCAATTTTCAGCCGGTCCCCGAACCCTCGACCCTCCTTCTCGTCGCGGCAGGGGTTGTGGGTGCGGCCCTCATACGGAAAAAGGTAACGGGATGA